The Labilithrix sp. genome contains a region encoding:
- the allB gene encoding allantoinase AllB: MKVDLVVRGQRVFTPVGERAAAIHVDRTWGTIVAVTDLDAAPRDVDTIDAGEKCILPGLVDTHVHINEPGRTEWEGFETATRAAAAGGVTTLVDMPLNSVPPTTTLEGLRAKVRALEEKARVDVALCGGLVPSTAGKGALAELFDEGVLAFKCFLAESGVGEFSHVMEHELRAGMEELARIGAPLFVHAELPAPLLEGEKAAMGLDPRAYATYLASRPRKAEDAAIELVLRLAEETGARAHVVHLSSSDAITMFRRAKDRKAALTVETCPHYLTFASEEIPDGATELKCAPPIRERNNREKLWDALREGVIDQVVTDHSPSTVELKCSGSGDFMKAWGGISSLQLGLAAVWTEARARGRSIRDVVEWMCAAPARLAGLSDRKGSIASGYDADLVIWDPDAELTIDAATLEHKNKITPYHARKLRGSTLRTLLRGETIYERGVPFGAKPRGRWLRRA, translated from the coding sequence ATGAAGGTCGATCTCGTCGTTCGTGGTCAGCGCGTCTTCACGCCGGTCGGTGAGCGCGCCGCCGCCATCCACGTCGATCGCACGTGGGGCACGATCGTCGCCGTCACCGATCTCGATGCGGCGCCGCGCGACGTCGACACGATCGACGCCGGCGAAAAATGCATCCTGCCGGGCCTCGTCGACACGCACGTCCACATCAACGAGCCCGGCCGTACGGAGTGGGAGGGCTTCGAGACCGCGACCCGCGCCGCGGCGGCGGGCGGGGTCACGACCCTCGTCGACATGCCGCTCAACAGCGTGCCTCCGACGACGACGCTCGAAGGCCTCCGCGCGAAGGTTCGGGCGCTCGAAGAAAAGGCGCGCGTCGACGTCGCGCTCTGCGGCGGCCTCGTCCCTTCCACCGCCGGCAAGGGCGCGCTCGCGGAGCTCTTCGACGAGGGCGTGCTCGCGTTCAAGTGCTTCCTCGCCGAGAGCGGCGTCGGCGAGTTCTCGCACGTGATGGAGCACGAGCTCCGCGCCGGGATGGAGGAGCTCGCGCGGATCGGGGCGCCGCTCTTCGTCCACGCCGAGCTCCCGGCGCCGCTCCTCGAAGGCGAGAAGGCCGCGATGGGCCTCGATCCGCGCGCGTACGCGACCTACCTCGCGTCGCGCCCGCGCAAGGCGGAGGACGCCGCGATCGAGCTCGTCCTCCGCCTCGCGGAGGAGACCGGCGCGCGCGCGCACGTCGTGCACCTCTCGTCGTCCGACGCGATCACGATGTTCCGCCGCGCGAAGGACCGGAAGGCGGCGCTCACGGTCGAGACGTGCCCGCACTACCTGACGTTCGCCTCGGAGGAGATCCCGGACGGCGCGACGGAGCTCAAGTGCGCCCCGCCGATCCGCGAGCGCAACAACCGCGAGAAGCTCTGGGACGCGCTGCGCGAGGGCGTCATCGATCAGGTCGTCACCGATCACTCGCCCTCGACCGTGGAGCTGAAGTGCTCCGGCTCCGGCGACTTCATGAAGGCGTGGGGCGGCATCTCGTCTCTCCAGCTCGGCCTCGCCGCGGTCTGGACCGAGGCGCGCGCGCGCGGGCGCTCCATCCGCGACGTCGTCGAGTGGATGTGCGCCGCCCCCGCGCGCCTCGCGGGCCTCTCCGATCGGAAAGGCTCCATCGCCTCGGGCTACGACGCCGACCTCGTGATCTGGGACCCGGACGCCGAGCTCACGATCGACGCCGCCACGCTCGAGCACAAGAACAAGATCACGCCGTACCACGCGCGCAAGCTGCGAGGCTCGACGCTGCGCACCCTCCTCCGCGGCGAGACCATCTACGAGCGCGGCGTCCCGTTCGGCGCGAAGCCCCGCGGCCGCTGGCTCCGCCGCGCGTAG
- a CDS encoding Uma2 family endonuclease, whose amino-acid sequence MSMSMSQPPFPRPDVSHLITEDGAPVDSFFAEKEMRLLTQPLAAWRHPEGRRLIAAANVGVFAVMKNPALVPDVFVSFDVDPPPLSGPERLNSYFIWEFGKPPDIVIEIVSDKEGGELSDKLRAYERMRVTHYVVFDPLNRISEEELLAFSLHDGVYVRRDDLRFAAEGLALTFWTGEFESARERWLRWTDLDGKLIPTLEEHAKRAERAAEQVEALRAQLRALGIEPEG is encoded by the coding sequence AGACCGGACGTGAGCCACCTCATCACCGAGGACGGCGCTCCGGTGGATAGCTTCTTCGCGGAGAAGGAGATGCGCCTCCTGACGCAGCCGCTCGCGGCGTGGAGGCATCCGGAAGGCAGGCGCCTCATCGCGGCGGCGAACGTCGGGGTCTTCGCGGTGATGAAGAACCCAGCGCTCGTGCCGGACGTGTTCGTGAGCTTCGACGTCGACCCGCCGCCGCTGTCCGGGCCGGAGCGGCTCAACTCGTACTTCATCTGGGAGTTCGGAAAGCCGCCGGACATCGTGATCGAGATCGTGTCCGACAAGGAAGGCGGCGAGCTGAGCGACAAGCTCCGCGCGTACGAGCGCATGCGCGTCACCCACTACGTGGTGTTCGATCCGCTGAATCGCATCAGCGAGGAGGAGCTCCTCGCGTTCTCGCTCCACGACGGCGTCTACGTGCGACGCGACGACCTCCGCTTCGCCGCCGAAGGCCTCGCGCTCACGTTCTGGACGGGCGAGTTCGAGAGCGCCCGCGAGCGATGGCTGCGCTGGACCGACCTCGACGGAAAGCTCATCCCCACCCTCGAAGAGCACGCCAAGCGCGCCGAGCGCGCGGCGGAGCAGGTGGAAGCGCTCCGCGCGCAGCTGCGTGCGCTCGGGATCGAGCCCGAGGGCTGA